The Pogona vitticeps strain Pit_001003342236 chromosome 6, PviZW2.1, whole genome shotgun sequence genome contains a region encoding:
- the LOC110091574 gene encoding 5-beta-cholestane-3-alpha,7-alpha-diol 12-alpha-hydroxylase, with translation MHRLHLHSSRLLVALYFISCFAKRLRQRSLGGMEFWVAVLCTLLALILGGLYLLGAFRRRRPHEPPLDKGMIPWLGYGWTFRKDTADFLLKMQKKHGDIFTTLIAGHYFTFITDPLSFGPIVKAPRNKLDFISFASELVRQVFQFQPSEMTHSVIETASVKHLKGNGLEVMTQAMMDGLQRVMFHSREEKGWKEDGLFHYCYNMVFRAGYFALYGYEPGRSEKEKENARERDLRHTEEVFSKFRKYDKLFPRLSYSLLSYGEKQEVENLLQFFWRILSVAEVYRKDNISGWINDQQRQLAEAGMPEPMRDRFMFLLLWAAQGNTGPASFWLLAHLMANPKAMAEVRKEVEDVVRESGQEVKPGGEGINITREMLTKTPVLDSAVKEVLRMASAPMLIRMVLEDMDIKMNNGKVYRLRKGDKVGLFPFSSAHMDPEIHPEPHVFKYDRFLGLNGTKKEFFKNGEKVKYSTMPWGAGTSICPGRFFAVNEIKLFAFLVLTHFDLELVNPEEKVPPIIKSRYGFGVMQPSHDIQFRYRPRY, from the coding sequence ATGCACAGGCTCCACCTTCATTCCTCCAGGCTCCTAGTAGCACTCTACTTTATAAGCTGTTTTGCGAAGCGGCTCCGCCAGAGGAGTCTCGGAGGCATGGAGTTCTGGGTGGCCGTGCTTTGCACCCTCCTGGCGTTGATCCTGGGAGGGCTTTACCTGCTGGGGGCCTTTCGGAGACGACGCCCCCATGAGCCCCCCTTGGATAAAGGGATGATTCCCTGGCTGGGATACGGGTGGACGTTCCGGAAAGACACGGCCGACTTCTTGCTCAAGATGCAGAAGAAGCACGGGGACATCTTCACCACGTTGATCGCAGGGCACTACTTCACGTTCATAACCGACCCGCTGTCTTTCGGGCCCATCGTCAAGGCCCCCCGGAACAAGCTGGATTTTATTTCCTTTGCCTCCGAGCTGGTGAGGCAAGTGTTCCAGTTCCAGCCTTCGGAAATGACCCACAGCGTCATAGAAACGGCCAGCGTCAAGCATCTGAAAGGGAACGGGCTGGAGGTCATGACCCAGGCCATGATGGACGGTCTGCAGAGGGTGATGTTCCACAGTCGGGAGGAAAAGGGCTGGAAAGAAGACGGCTTGTTCCACTACTGCTACAACATGGTCTTCAGAGCAGGGTACTTTGCTTTGTACGGCTACGAACCCGGACGAAgcgaaaaggagaaagaaaacgcCAGGGAGCGTGACCTCAGGCATACCGAAGAGGTCTTCTCCAAGTTTCGCAAATATGATAAGCTCTTCCCGCGGTTATCCTATTCCCTGCTGTCCTACGGAGAAAAGCAAGAGGTGGAGAACCTCTTGCAGTTCTTCTGGAGAATCCTGTCTGTGGCAGAGGTGTACAGGAAAGATAACATCAGCGGGTGGATCAACGACCAGCAGCGGCAACTGGCCGAAGCCGGGATGCCAGAGCCCATGCGGGACCGGTTTATGTTTTTGCTCCTTTGGGCCGCTCAAGGGAATACCGGTCCGGCCTCTTTCTGGCTCCTGGCGCACCTCATGGCCAATCCCAAAGCCATGGCAGAGGTGAGGAAAGAAGTGGAGGACGTGGTGAGGGAGTCTGGCCAGGAGGTGAAGCCGGGAGGAGAGGGGATCAACATCACGAGAGAAATGCTCACCAAGACCCCCGTCTTGGATAGCGCGGTGAAGGAGGTCCTGAGGATGGCGAGCGCCCCCATGCTGATCCGGATGGTGTTGGAGGACATGGACATCAAGATGAACAACGGGAAGGTCTACCGGCTGCGCAAGGGGGACAAAGTGGGGCTTTTCCCCTTTTCGTCAGCCCACATGGACCCCGAAATCCACCCTGAGCCCCACGTGTTCAAATACGATCGCTTCCTTGGACTCAACGGCACGAAAAAAGAATTCTTTAAGAACGGGGAGAAGGTGAAATACTCCACTATGCCTTGGGGGGCGGGGACGTCCATATGCCCCGGACGGTTCTTTGCGGTCAATGAGATTAAACTGTTTGCCTTCCTGGTGCTCACCCATTTTGACCTGGAGCTGGTGAACCCGGAAGAGAAAGTGCCCCCGATCATCAAAAGCCGGTACGGGTTTGGGGTGATGCAGCCCTCCCATGACATCCAGTTTAGGTATCGGCCCCGTTATTGA